A segment of the Euzebya rosea genome:
TGGCCCCCTGGTTCCCGTGGGTCCGCCCATCAGTCTGGGCATCATCGCCCAGCTGCTCATCGAGGCGGACCTCGTGTTCGAACCCCCGACCGTGGCCGACATCACGGTGACCACCGACAAGGACACCCCGGTCGACATCACCCTCGACGGCACACCCAACCCCAGCGTCGACCTGCCGCTCACCTACGCCATCGATGACCTGCCGTCCGACGCCGACGTGACCCTCGATGGGGACATCGTCACCTTCGACCCGCTGGGTGCGCCGGGTGCCCGCACGTTCACCTACACCGCGTCGCAGGGCGACGAGACCTCCGAGCCGGCCACGGTCACCGTCGAGGTCACCGACCTGCCGGACACGCCCGGCAACCGTGCCCCCACCGCCACCGACCTCGCCGTGACCACCGACGAGGACGTCCCCGTCGTCATCACGATGACCGGCACCGACCCCGACGGCGACCCGCTGACGTTCACCGCAGGCGCCGCCACGTCGGGCACGGTCGTGCCCGGCCCCGGACCCGACGAGGTCACCTACACCCCGGACCCGGACACCAACGGGCCCGACAGCTTCACCTACACCGCGTCCGACGGCAGCCGTGACAGCGCGCCGGCCACCGTCGACATCACCGTCACCCCGGTGCCCGACGCCCCCGTGGCCATCGACGGGTCGGGGACGACCGACGAGGACGTCGACCTGGTCGCCAGCGTCTCCGGGACCGACGCCGACGGCGACGTGCTCGCCTTCGCCGTCGACACCGCGCCCACCGCGGGATCGTTGACCGCCTTCGACACCGCCACGGGCGCGTTCACCTACACCCCGACGCCCAACGCCAACGGCACGGACAGCTTCACCTTCACCGTCGACGACGGCAGCGGACCGACGGCACCGGGCACCTTCGACATCACCGTCACCCCCGTCGACGACCCGCCGGTGGCCAACCCGGACACCATCACCACCAACGAGGACACCCCGGCGGGCGGCACCGTGACCGCTACCTCCGTCGACGGGGGCACGATCACCTACGCGCTCGACACCGACGCCACGAACGGCACCGCGACCGTGGCAGCCGGCGGCGCCTACACCTACACGCCGGACCCCGACTACAACGGGCCCGACAGCTTCACCTTCAGCGCCACCGAGGACGGGTTGGCCTCCACAGCCACCGTGTCGATCACCGTCGACCCGGTCGCGGACGCGCCCACCGCGGACGACCAGACCCTCAGCACCGACGAGGACGTTCCGGTCAACGGCACGCTGACCGGTGACGACGCCGATGGCGACGCGATCACCTTCGCCGTCGACCCGGCGGACCCACGGGTCACCGGCCTCGACGTCAACACCGGTGACTTCACCTTCACCCCCGACGCCAACACCAACGGGTCGCAGAGCTTCACGTTCCGCACCAACGACGGTGCGCTCGACTCGCCGCTCGCCACGGTGACGATCGACGTGGCCCCCCTCCAGGACGCACCCACGGCCACCGCCCGCACGGCAGGGGTGGACGAGGACGACTCCGTCGTGATCGCCCTGGCCGGGACCGACGCCGACGGTGACCCGCTCGTCTTCGCGATCGACACGGATCCGACCGACGGCACCGTGACCGCGCCCGTGTCGACCGGGGTCACGTCGGCAGAGGTCACCTACACCCCGAACGCCGACTTCAACGGACCGGACAGCTTCACGTTCACCGTGGACGACGGCACCGACACGTCGGCGCCGGCAACCGTGGACATCACCGTGTCCAACGTCAACGACCCGCCCACCGTCGACGACGCCAGCGCGACGACCGACGAGGACGTCGCGGTGACCGTCAACCTCGTGGGTGACGACATCGACGGGGATGCGCTGACCTTCACGGTCGTGTCCGGTCCCACCAACGGCACCGTCGGCGCGATCACGCCGACGGGCAACGAGACCGCAACGGTGACCTACACGCCCAACGGCGACTACAACGGCTCCGACTCCTTCACGGTCAGGGCCAACGACGGCGCGCTCGACTCCAGCAGCAACGCCACGGTCACCATCACCGTCGACGCGGTCGACGACCCGCCGACCGCGACGGCCGGCAGCGAGAACGTCGACGAGGACGACTCGGTGCTCATCACCCTGGCGGGCACCGACGTCGACACGGCCGACCTGGCCTTCGCGCTGGGGACCGGACCGACGAACGGGACGCTCGGCGCCATCAGCGGCAGCGGGGTCGGCCAGTCCGCGACGGTGACCTACACGCCGAACGCGAACTACAACGGATCGGACAGCTTCACGTTCACCGTCTCCGACGGGACCACGACGTCGGCCGCCGCCACCGTGTCCATCACGGTCGACCCGGTCGACGACGCGCCGGCCGCGACCGCCGGCAACGCGACCGTCGACGAGGACGACTCGGTGCTGATCACCCTGGAGGGCACGGACCCCGACGGCGGGAACCTGACGTTCACGATCGGGACGGGGCCGAGCAACGGCGGGTTGGGCGCCATCGGTGGCAACGGGGCCGGCCAGTCCGCAACGGTGACGTACACGCCGAACGCGAACCACAGCGGGTCCGACAGCTTCACGTTCACCGTCTCCGACGGGACCACCACGTCGGCTCCTGCAACCGTCTCCATCACCGTCACCCCGATCAACGACCCCCCGGTCGCGGCCGACGACGACTACGACGCGTTCGGCAACACCGAGCTCATCGTGGTCACCGACCTCGCCGATGCCACCCCCGCGCTGCGTGGGCCGGGCGTCCGCATCCAGGGGACCCTGCTCGACGGGGACACCGACGTCGACGGCGACACGCTCTCGGCGGTTGCCGCGACCGGGCAGGCAACGACCCAGGGCGGCAGCGTCGACATCCAGGCCGACGGCACGTTCGTCTACACGCCTGCCGTCGGGTCGACCACCACCGACACGTTCACCTACACGGTCACCGACGGCACCGTGGACGATTCGGGCCTCGCGACCATCACGCTCTCGGAGCTGATCTGGTACGTCGACGCCGACGCGGCCGCCGGTGGCGACGGGCGGTCCCACACCCCGCTCGACACGATGCCCAGCACCGTCGGCGCGGCGGGCGACATCGTGTACGTGGGCGAGTCGGCGACCGCGGTCGGTGGAGCCGGTACGACCCTGCAGGCCGACCAGCAGCTGATCGGCGCCGGGGTCGCCCTCCAGGTCGGGCTTCCCTCGACCGAGCTCGCCCCGGCCTCGACCGCGCCGGTCATCACGAGCACCGCCGATGGCGTCACGCTGGGCGTCAACAACACCGTTCGTGGGATCGACATCGGCACGACGAGCGGCATCGGCCTCGTCGGCAACAGCGGCTTCGGGACCCTGTCGATGTCGGATGTCGTGATCAGCGGGACGGGGAGGGCCATCTCCCTGATCGGCGGCACGATGGGCGCCCCGCCAGCGGGGACCCGACACATCGACTCGGTGGACGTCGTCCTGGCAGGAGGAGCTGATCGCGCCATCCACACCAACCAGCTCAGCGGGGCTCTCCTGCTCGGGACGGTCGACGTGACGGGCACCGGCCACGGCCTCCGCCTCATCGACACGGGCGGCGTCAGCATCGACAGCCTCGACGTCGACGTCACCGGGATCGCGCTGCAGGCCCAGGACCTGACCACCCTTGCCATCCTCAACGGCACGGTCGAACAGGAACGGCTGCACAGCAGCGCCGACGCGGCCCTCGACCTGGACAACATCCGCCTCCTGTCGTTGACCACCGACAGCGTGTCGAGCAACTCCTCGGGTACGGGGGTATCCGTGTCCTCGACTGCAGGGGCGCTGACCGTGGAGGGCCCCACGACCGTCGACTCCGTCGCCACGACGGCGATCGACATCGACAGCGGACCATCCGTGACGTTCGGCGGCCTCGTCCAGGCAGCAGGCAGTAGCGGTCTCCAGCTGACCGGTGGAACGACCACCCTGAGCGCCATGGGTGGCCTTCAGGTGAGCGGCACGACCGGCATCGGCCTCGAGGTCGGGTCCGGCACGACGATCAACGTGTCCGGGCCGGGGTCCACCGCGTCCTCCACCAGCAACACGGCGGTCGACATCACCGGAACGATCGGTGGAAGCGGCGTCACCTTCGACAGCGTCACGGCCGGGGGTGGCACCCACGGCATCGTGTTGTCGAACACCGGCGCGGGGGCGTTCACCGTCACCGGTACGGGTGGCCCCGACAGCGGCGGCACGATCTCCTCCACGACAGGGGAGGGGGTGCTCCTGACCAACACGGGTGGCCCCATCAGCTTCACCGACATCCGGATCACCGGCACCGGCAACCACGGAATACGCGGTACCAGCCAGACCGGCGGGTTCACCGGTAACCGGCTGACCCTGACCACCATCGGCAACGCCGACGACGAGCGCGGCATCTGGTTGACCAACCCAGGCACGGTCACCATCACCGACCCGTCCCTCACCACGATCGCCGACACCGCGATCGAGATCGACCGGACCACTGCGTCGACGGGAGACGTGACAATCACCGCCACGACCCCCGGACCGCACATCGACACCACCGCCAACTCCGGCGCAGGCGTGGAGATCACGGCGATCGGTGCTGGAGCAGTCGTTCCGGGTGGGTCCATCGACGGGATCGACATGACCGGCATCGACGGCCCCGCGATCCGGCTGCTCGCCGGCGACACGTTCGGTTCGGCGGCTGGAGCCATCGGCACCCAGGGCACGGCCGGCACCGACTCGACCGGATCGTTCAGGATCTCCGACGTCGCCGTCGGCACGGTGGCGCCGTTCGTCGCGGGTGCCGGAGGTGGCGGCATCCAGATCCGCGGCGCCGGCAACGGCACCATGGACGTCGACATCAGCGACGCCGACATCGTCACCGACAACGCGTTCATGGCCAGCGCCGTCTCGGCTGACGAAGCCGATGTCGTGGTCGAGATCGCCGGCAGCACCCTCGCCATGGACAACCCCGCGTTCAACGCGGTCGGCGTCGGGGCCGCGCTGGTGGCCGACCCGGGTCAGTCCCCGGTCCTGCACACCACGATCACCAACACCGCGGTCGGTGTCGCCGGCCAGGTCGGGAGCGCCGGAAGCATCGGCGTCGCCATCGAGGGCAGCAACGGAACGGGTGCCATCGACGCGATCCTGTCCAGCACCACCATCGTCAACTCCAGCAGCACCGGGGTGCTCGTCGACAGGGGCATCGGCGCCAACGTCATCCGCAGCAGCCTCGCCACCCACACGGCACAGGACGGCGTCCCGGACATCGCCCTGGATGTCCGGTCCGACATCGGTACCGGTGGCACGCTCGACCTCGCGGTCACCAACAGCACACTCACCGGCCAGCGCGCCGGCATGTTCGCCACCATCGACGACGGTGCCGCGGGATGCCTCGACATCAGCGCCAACTCCCTGACATCCACGCTGGGCTTCCCCGGCGCGGACATCGCCGTCGGAGGAACCTCGACGCTCGAGTTCCCGGACTACGCCGGCGGGAACCCAGAGGCCTACCTGACGGGACGAAACACCCTCATCTCGGCAGCTCCGATCGTGACCGGGGCTCCCACCAACGGCGCGTGCATCCCGCCGGAGATCCGATAGGAGACGATCGCACCGTGTCCGAACCATTCCTCGCCGAGATCAGGATCGTCGGCTTCAACTTCGCCCCTCGTGGGTGGGCGCTCTGCGATGGCCAGATCCTGCCGATCAACCAGAACCAGTCGTTGTACTCGCTGCTCGGCACCACGTACGGCGGCGACGGACGGACCTCGTTCGGCCTGCCCGAGCTGCGGGGTCGGGCGCCGATGCACATCGCCGGCTCCCATCCGTGGGGTCAGAAGACAGGGGAGGAGACCCACACGTTGAGTCAAGCGGAGATGCCATCCCACGGTCACGGCGCGACGGGGCGGACCTCCGATGCCACCTCCGCCGACCCGACGACCAGCAGCGCCCTCGCCCGGGCCAGCACACCCATGTACGGCGACAGCGCCACGGGCCAGCTCGCCTCGACTGCGGTGGCCAACGCCGGCAGCGGCCAGGCGCACAACAACATGCAGCCCTACCTGGTCCTCAACTTCTGCATCGCGTTGCAGGGCCTGTTTCCGAGCCGGAACTGAGGAGCCCTCGTGTCCGAACCCTTCGTCGGTGAGCTGCGCATGTTCGCCGGAAACTTCGCCCCCCGGGGCTGGGCGTTCGCGGACGGCCAGCTGCTGGCCGTCTCCCAGAACGACACCCTCTTCTCGCTGTACGGCACCACCTACGGCGGGGACGGACGGACCACCTTCGGACTGCCCGACCTCCGTGGCCGCGTGCCGATCCACGCCGGCAGCGGACCGGGCCTGACCCCTCGATCGCTCGGATCGAAGAGCGGTGCCGAGACCGTCACGCTCACCACGGCCCAGCTCCCGTCCCACGCCCACGCCTGGCCGGCCACCAACAGCGCCGCCACCGAACGCGACCCCGGCGGGCACGTTCCGGCCGCGGCGGCAGGTACAGCCCGCGCCTACGGCACCACCGGAACCGCCATCACGCTCTCGCCGGACGTCGTCGAGTCCACCGGCGGCTCCAGCCCCCACACCAACATCCAGCCATTCCTGTGCGTCCACTTCATCGTGGCGCTGACCGGGATCTACCCGACCAGGAACTGAGGAGCCCTCGTGTCCGAACCCTTCCTGGCAGAGATCCGAATCTTCGCCGGCAACTTCGCCCCCCGCAGCTGGGCCCTCTGCAACGGCCAGCTGCTCCCCATCGCCCAGAACACCGCCCTGTTCAGCCTCATCGGCACCACCTACGGCGGCGATGGGCGAACCACCACCCAGCTCCCCGACCTGCAGGGACGGCTGCCCATGCACCCGGGTCGAGGCCCCGGCCTGACGGCCAGACAGCTGGGGGAGCGCGACGGGGCCGAGACCGTCACCCTCAACGCGTCCCAGGTTCCCAACCACGACCATTCCGCCACGGCGGTGGACGGGCTCGCCCGTGACAGCCGCCCCGAGGACAACCGCTTCGCGGCCGGACGCGCCATCGGACACTACGTTGACGCCACGGCAGGATCCGCCGCGGCCATGACCCCGCTGGGGTCGAGCGGGGGAGGGCAGGCGCACAACAACCTGATGCCCTCGTTGGCGCTCAGCTACATCATCGCGCTCGTCGGGCTGTACCCCTCGCGCTCGTGAACCGGCCTCGTCCGACAACTGCGGTGGACACCCCGCCGACCCTGCACCCGGCGTCAGCCGAGGACCGTCCGTTCCTCCTGGCGTTGTTCCGTAGCGTGCGGGGCGACAGGTTCGCCCTGCTCGACATGGCCGACGGCGATCGCGATGCCCTCGTCGAGCAGCAGTTCGTGGCGCAGGGCCGGGACTACCGCAGCCGGTTCCCCGGCTCCGACCACCTGATCGTGCGGCTCGGCACGCAGCCCGTGGGGCGGCTCTGGGTCGATCGTCGGCCGGAGGAGATCAGGTTGCTCGACATCGCCGTGCTTCCCACTCACAGAAACCTCGGGATCGGGACCACGCTGCTGCGGGGCCTCCAGGCCGAGAGTCGCCGGACTGGTGTGCCACTCGGCCATGCAGTGGACAACGACAACGACGCCGGCCTCCGCTTCTACGCCCGCCTGGGATTCGAGGTCGCCGGTCCCCTGGGGCACAGCCACGTGTTGATGCGCTGGCACCCGTGACGGTCAGGCAGGCAGGCGGGTGAACACGGCCTCGAAACGCGGTCGCCCGTCGGCGCCCGGTCCGATCGGGACCAGGAACAGCGGCAGGTCCAGGACGTCGTCCCCCAGGGTCACCATCGACTGTGGCAGGTCGAGGCCAGCGGGACCCGCGAACAGGACGGAGAAGGCCGATCCCGACGCCCCGTCGGGTCCGACCGTCCGCTCGACAGCCTCCAGCACCTCGAGCTCCAGTCCCTCCACCTCGGCCACCGACACCTGCTGGCCGGTCCGTTCGGCGAACGTGGCGAGTGT
Coding sequences within it:
- a CDS encoding GNAT family N-acetyltransferase yields the protein MNRPRPTTAVDTPPTLHPASAEDRPFLLALFRSVRGDRFALLDMADGDRDALVEQQFVAQGRDYRSRFPGSDHLIVRLGTQPVGRLWVDRRPEEIRLLDIAVLPTHRNLGIGTTLLRGLQAESRRTGVPLGHAVDNDNDAGLRFYARLGFEVAGPLGHSHVLMRWHP
- a CDS encoding phage tail protein — encoded protein: MSEPFLAEIRIVGFNFAPRGWALCDGQILPINQNQSLYSLLGTTYGGDGRTSFGLPELRGRAPMHIAGSHPWGQKTGEETHTLSQAEMPSHGHGATGRTSDATSADPTTSSALARASTPMYGDSATGQLASTAVANAGSGQAHNNMQPYLVLNFCIALQGLFPSRN
- a CDS encoding tandem-95 repeat protein, translating into MQNLVSFTASRLAVLLLLVASVLASPSSVAAQERQRSEIIVLGGPAAVSEESVESLRDLADDLTVVAGADRYETAVAIAAGAYPDGADVVFVATGEDFADALAIGPHAARSGGPILLTRPGDLPTSTEAEVRRLSPERIVVVGGPSAVGPQVEASLATIAPVVRIAGDSRLTTAVAVSAVSHPDGTDEVAIARADDFADALVAGPLMAERNGPILLTGTDELSEVTRAELLRLDPTRITILGGTAAVGAEVEAAVADLAPTVERIAGENRFETALQIGLALFGEHGAQRVYVVSGESFADALAGAAIAVRPDSGGFAQTVGGLPGPLVPVGPPISLGIIAQLLIEADLVFEPPTVADITVTTDKDTPVDITLDGTPNPSVDLPLTYAIDDLPSDADVTLDGDIVTFDPLGAPGARTFTYTASQGDETSEPATVTVEVTDLPDTPGNRAPTATDLAVTTDEDVPVVITMTGTDPDGDPLTFTAGAATSGTVVPGPGPDEVTYTPDPDTNGPDSFTYTASDGSRDSAPATVDITVTPVPDAPVAIDGSGTTDEDVDLVASVSGTDADGDVLAFAVDTAPTAGSLTAFDTATGAFTYTPTPNANGTDSFTFTVDDGSGPTAPGTFDITVTPVDDPPVANPDTITTNEDTPAGGTVTATSVDGGTITYALDTDATNGTATVAAGGAYTYTPDPDYNGPDSFTFSATEDGLASTATVSITVDPVADAPTADDQTLSTDEDVPVNGTLTGDDADGDAITFAVDPADPRVTGLDVNTGDFTFTPDANTNGSQSFTFRTNDGALDSPLATVTIDVAPLQDAPTATARTAGVDEDDSVVIALAGTDADGDPLVFAIDTDPTDGTVTAPVSTGVTSAEVTYTPNADFNGPDSFTFTVDDGTDTSAPATVDITVSNVNDPPTVDDASATTDEDVAVTVNLVGDDIDGDALTFTVVSGPTNGTVGAITPTGNETATVTYTPNGDYNGSDSFTVRANDGALDSSSNATVTITVDAVDDPPTATAGSENVDEDDSVLITLAGTDVDTADLAFALGTGPTNGTLGAISGSGVGQSATVTYTPNANYNGSDSFTFTVSDGTTTSAAATVSITVDPVDDAPAATAGNATVDEDDSVLITLEGTDPDGGNLTFTIGTGPSNGGLGAIGGNGAGQSATVTYTPNANHSGSDSFTFTVSDGTTTSAPATVSITVTPINDPPVAADDDYDAFGNTELIVVTDLADATPALRGPGVRIQGTLLDGDTDVDGDTLSAVAATGQATTQGGSVDIQADGTFVYTPAVGSTTTDTFTYTVTDGTVDDSGLATITLSELIWYVDADAAAGGDGRSHTPLDTMPSTVGAAGDIVYVGESATAVGGAGTTLQADQQLIGAGVALQVGLPSTELAPASTAPVITSTADGVTLGVNNTVRGIDIGTTSGIGLVGNSGFGTLSMSDVVISGTGRAISLIGGTMGAPPAGTRHIDSVDVVLAGGADRAIHTNQLSGALLLGTVDVTGTGHGLRLIDTGGVSIDSLDVDVTGIALQAQDLTTLAILNGTVEQERLHSSADAALDLDNIRLLSLTTDSVSSNSSGTGVSVSSTAGALTVEGPTTVDSVATTAIDIDSGPSVTFGGLVQAAGSSGLQLTGGTTTLSAMGGLQVSGTTGIGLEVGSGTTINVSGPGSTASSTSNTAVDITGTIGGSGVTFDSVTAGGGTHGIVLSNTGAGAFTVTGTGGPDSGGTISSTTGEGVLLTNTGGPISFTDIRITGTGNHGIRGTSQTGGFTGNRLTLTTIGNADDERGIWLTNPGTVTITDPSLTTIADTAIEIDRTTASTGDVTITATTPGPHIDTTANSGAGVEITAIGAGAVVPGGSIDGIDMTGIDGPAIRLLAGDTFGSAAGAIGTQGTAGTDSTGSFRISDVAVGTVAPFVAGAGGGGIQIRGAGNGTMDVDISDADIVTDNAFMASAVSADEADVVVEIAGSTLAMDNPAFNAVGVGAALVADPGQSPVLHTTITNTAVGVAGQVGSAGSIGVAIEGSNGTGAIDAILSSTTIVNSSSTGVLVDRGIGANVIRSSLATHTAQDGVPDIALDVRSDIGTGGTLDLAVTNSTLTGQRAGMFATIDDGAAGCLDISANSLTSTLGFPGADIAVGGTSTLEFPDYAGGNPEAYLTGRNTLISAAPIVTGAPTNGACIPPEIR
- a CDS encoding phage tail protein, giving the protein MSEPFVGELRMFAGNFAPRGWAFADGQLLAVSQNDTLFSLYGTTYGGDGRTTFGLPDLRGRVPIHAGSGPGLTPRSLGSKSGAETVTLTTAQLPSHAHAWPATNSAATERDPGGHVPAAAAGTARAYGTTGTAITLSPDVVESTGGSSPHTNIQPFLCVHFIVALTGIYPTRN
- a CDS encoding DUF6916 family protein gives rise to the protein MTDPSEVTLATFAERTGQQVSVAEVEGLELEVLEAVERTVGPDGASGSAFSVLFAGPAGLDLPQSMVTLGDDVLDLPLFLVPIGPGADGRPRFEAVFTRLPA
- a CDS encoding phage tail protein; this translates as MSEPFLAEIRIFAGNFAPRSWALCNGQLLPIAQNTALFSLIGTTYGGDGRTTTQLPDLQGRLPMHPGRGPGLTARQLGERDGAETVTLNASQVPNHDHSATAVDGLARDSRPEDNRFAAGRAIGHYVDATAGSAAAMTPLGSSGGGQAHNNLMPSLALSYIIALVGLYPSRS